The DNA window GTGATACCTGATCAAACGCGTCGAAACCTATCACTCAGATAAAAGATGTAGATGTATCTACATGTGATAGATCCAGACTAGAGGCACTAGGCAGGTATTCAGGTAGTCAAGTGCCTGAAGGATAAAAAGGTTAAAGGGAACTTTATTCCTTGAGGTTAAGTTTGGTCGAATTACCCCGCAGTTAGATCCCATTAACAATAATGTTATTTGTTATTGCCCAGCCTCCCTGTGTTACAACCCAACTTTTGTAAGTTATATACTCGCGGATATACTACGGACCAAAAAGCCAATAAGAAAAGGGCTATATATTACTAGACATTATTATAAATTGAATGAAAAGTAATGTCAATCATATAGATTGGTGACTTCTTCACCGGCCTGAAAAGTACTGTGGCCTGAATCAATTTGCGGAGTATCTTACACGAGCGTCGGCAGGATGTCGATTTGGCCGTCCTTGGTGTTCATGCAATGCATTTCAGCTCACACAACTTTCTTTTATCTATTCACAAAGGGCTACTCACAATCATCTATAAGGATAATTACTTGGTTCTTCAGTCACCAGTTACAGCATAAATTACAGAATTCCTCCACATACAATAGCGTCCCATTACATTGCGTCCTGAATTACAAATAATATTTTGCCTCAAGGAAAAAAAGCGTTATCCTTCCGAATTATGTAACTCGCTAataaggaaaagaaacataAGAACATGAGTTATAAACTCAAAGTTAGTGCCGCAAAGACTCATAATTAGAGACGTGTAGATAAAGCGGTAAATAAAGCTAGCGTACACTTACGCACTGTGGCAGAGGAATCTATATAAAATTCGCGAAGAATGGCTTTTATTATTGTTCAAATACAAATTAAAGCATAATAGAACTGTCAGTAGGGCGATTAAAATCTCATCCCCACGATATAATATCTATACCGGTGATATTGCCATCGATGATTTGACTTCCAGTCCTAGTACTCAAGGATATCGAGAAAAGACTCTAACTCAGCATTGAATCGAGCCGGCTCGTCTCTAAATGACCAATGACCCGCTCCTGGAATTGTGACTAATCTGAATCCATAGTCAAACCAGGCTGTGAGGCCATTGAGCATAGCTAGACTAAAATAAGGGTCGAGCTCTCCCCAGATAATGGCGCTGGGTACAGTTTGAGTCAAGCCCTCAGTACTGAGATTTTGTCCATATGGAGGCGCAGGATAGTTTTCGCTGTAAAAGTCAAGCATCCCATAGAGAGGGGATTTTTGCAGGTAGTCTGCAATCTCATCGCGATATGTTTCGTTCAAGATGTGCTGGACTATGGTGGAAACATTTTTcggctggcctggctggtATGCAAAGTATGGTATTGTGTATTCCGAgagctgttgctggtggCTGTCAAACTCAATcagggagaagaaaactGGGATAATTGGTGTGTTGACCATGACCAGGCCCTTGACCATATCCGAATGCGCCGAAGCAAACTGTTGCACGATGCCGCCTCCAACATCGTGTCCCACAATGACAGCAGAGTCTTTGCCGGTTGCTCTAATCACCGCCAACATGTCGGAAACAAAGGCGGCACCAGCATAATCTTTCTTTTCCGGTGGGACATCGCTGGGTGGATAGCCTCTCAGTGTGGGAGTCACAACAGTGTATTTCTTTGCAAACTCTTGG is part of the Trichoderma atroviride chromosome 1, complete sequence genome and encodes:
- a CDS encoding uncharacterized protein (antiSMASH:Cluster_1.6~MEROPS:MER0031617~SMCOG1262:haloalkane dehalogenase~SECRETED:SignalP(1-19)) yields the protein MIIARKFLLACLALGATSARSTNIVSVENDHSHGRESFVDNDGVRIHYRSYGSGPLLILQHGFPDRETTWNTFQVQEFAKKYTVVTPTLRGYPPSDVPPEKKDYAGAAFVSDMLAVIRATGKDSAVIVGHDVGGGIVQQFASAHSDMVKGLVMVNTPIIPVFFSLIEFDSHQQQLSEYTIPYFAYQPGQPKNVSTIVQHILNETYRDEIADYLQKSPLYGMLDFYSENYPAPPYGQNLSTEGLTQTVPSAIIWGELDPYFSLAMLNGLTAWFDYGFRLVTIPGAGHWSFRDEPARFNAELESFLDILEY